In the genome of Myxococcus stipitatus, one region contains:
- the atpA gene encoding F0F1 ATP synthase subunit alpha, whose product MEIRADEISRIIREQIKDYGKKVTVAETGTVLSVGDGIARIYGLEGVLAGELVEFANGVKGLVLNLEEDNVGVAIMGDFQSIREGDTVKRTQQIASVPVGKGLLGRVVDPLGLPLDGKGPIEATETRRLEVKAPGIVKRKSVHEPLQTGIKALDALVPVGRGQRELIIGDRQTGKTAVAIDTIINQKGLNVYCIYVAIGQKQSTVAQVVEKLNRFGAMEYTTVVAANASDPAPMQFFAPYAGVAMGEYFRDNKMHALIIYDDLSKQAVAYRQLSLLLRRPPGREAYPGDVFYVHSRLLERAAKLSDEEGAGSLTALPIIETQAGDVSAYIPTNVISITDGQIFLETDLFFSGVRPAINVGLSVSRVGSAAQIKAMKQVAGTMKLDLAQYRELAAFAQFGSDLDKATQETLARGARMVELLKQGQYEPLPVERQVMQIYAATNRDDAKKRGWVRDIPVSDVVRWMREFLEFADGKHPNVAKDIATKRELTNDIKAALNKAITEFNEVFQPTPGAKV is encoded by the coding sequence ATGGAAATCCGCGCCGACGAGATCAGCAGAATCATCCGGGAGCAGATCAAGGACTACGGCAAGAAGGTCACCGTCGCGGAGACGGGCACCGTGCTGTCCGTCGGCGACGGTATCGCGCGCATCTACGGCCTGGAGGGCGTGCTGGCCGGTGAGCTGGTGGAGTTCGCCAACGGGGTGAAGGGCCTGGTGCTCAACCTCGAGGAGGACAACGTCGGCGTCGCCATCATGGGTGACTTCCAGAGCATCCGCGAGGGTGACACGGTCAAGCGCACCCAGCAGATCGCCTCCGTGCCGGTGGGCAAGGGCCTCTTGGGCCGCGTGGTGGACCCGCTCGGTCTGCCCCTGGACGGCAAGGGCCCCATCGAGGCCACCGAGACGCGCCGCCTCGAGGTGAAGGCGCCCGGCATCGTGAAGCGCAAGAGCGTGCACGAGCCGCTGCAGACGGGCATCAAGGCGCTGGACGCGCTGGTGCCGGTGGGTCGTGGTCAGCGCGAGCTCATCATCGGTGACCGCCAGACGGGCAAGACGGCCGTCGCCATCGACACCATCATCAACCAGAAGGGCCTGAACGTTTACTGCATCTACGTGGCCATCGGCCAGAAGCAGTCGACGGTCGCGCAGGTGGTGGAGAAGCTCAACCGCTTCGGCGCCATGGAGTACACCACGGTGGTGGCGGCCAACGCCTCCGACCCGGCCCCCATGCAGTTCTTCGCGCCGTACGCCGGCGTGGCCATGGGCGAGTACTTCCGCGACAACAAGATGCACGCCCTCATCATCTACGACGACCTGTCCAAGCAGGCCGTGGCGTACCGCCAGCTGTCGCTGCTGCTGCGCCGCCCGCCGGGTCGTGAGGCGTACCCCGGCGACGTGTTCTACGTGCACAGCCGCCTGCTGGAGCGCGCCGCCAAGCTGTCCGACGAGGAGGGCGCGGGCTCCCTCACGGCGCTGCCCATCATCGAGACGCAGGCCGGCGACGTGTCCGCCTACATCCCGACGAACGTCATCTCCATCACCGACGGGCAGATCTTCCTCGAGACGGACCTGTTCTTCTCCGGCGTCCGCCCGGCCATCAACGTCGGTCTGTCCGTGTCCCGCGTCGGTTCCGCCGCGCAGATCAAGGCCATGAAGCAGGTGGCTGGCACGATGAAGCTGGACCTCGCGCAGTACCGCGAGCTCGCGGCCTTCGCGCAGTTCGGCTCGGACCTGGACAAGGCCACGCAGGAGACGCTGGCCCGCGGCGCGCGCATGGTGGAGCTGCTCAAGCAGGGCCAGTACGAGCCGCTGCCCGTCGAGCGTCAGGTCATGCAGATCTACGCCGCCACCAACCGCGACGACGCGAAGAAGCGCGGCTGGGTGCGCGACATCCCCGTCTCCGACGTGGTGCGCTGGATGCGTGAGTTCCTGGAGTTCGCGGACGGCAAGCACCCGAACGTCGCGAAGGACATCGCCACCAAGCGCGAGCTCACCAACGACATCAAGGCCGCGCTGAACAAGGCCATCACGGAGTTCAACGAGGTCTTCCAGCCCACCCCGGGCGCGAAGGTCTAG